The following DNA comes from Thalassomonas viridans.
GCGTTAATGTATCGTCCGGTTTACGCAATTCACACTTAATAAACGGCAGTTCTTCCAGTCCTTGCTTAACAAGTTCCTGGCTATAGGTTTCCCGGCGTCGGATATAATTGACAACTGATTCGTTGGTATCGGCATCTACAATACAAACTGTGGTTTTTGTGAGTGTGCCGCGCCTTTTAGCTTTTGCAATTATGGCTCCGGCCAGGTTAATGGCAGTAATGGACTTACCAACGCCGCCTTTTTTGTTGCCAAATAAAATGATCATTATTATTAGCCCTGTAAGTGATTAATTTAACTTATTAATCTTGTTGATTCGTCTGACAAATAAAAAGTAACTTAAAAAAGGCTATAAGGCAAGGGTGTCAGACACGTCTGACACCCTTTTTTGCGAATAAATCGCAAATAATTAATTTTTGCTGATTTTTACTGCAAATTTCTGGAAAAAGGCGAGTTTATTTTTGCTGGAGCAAAATCATTTCTTTGGCCACCAGGGCCGCCGAAGGTAAGAACATGGTGGAAACAATTCGGCTGTCGATGACAACCTGATGTTTATCTTTTAAGGTTTTTTTATTCTGGGCGATGGCACCGTTTTTGTTAAGCTGGCTTTCAACAAGAAAAGGTAACAAACTGCCCTGCTTGGCCCACGACTTGACCTTTTCGGTGGAATCGGGAAATCCGGCGACTTTTTTATTTTTTACTAGAAACTCACCGTTGGCCAAGCGGACATTGGCAAAGCCCCCTGCCCCATGACCGCCGCTGCCAATAATGCCTCCGTTTTGATAAACCTCAGCCATTACATTTAATAATTCGGGATTGGTTGCTACGTCGAATAAGGGGCCATAGCCGCCACCGATATATACTCCCCAGTAATCATCCGGGTTTACTTTGGTAGCCGGAAGGGAGTTGTTTGCTTTATCCAGGAAACCCTGATATTTGATGGTATAGCTGCTGATGCCGACAGGGTCCATCATAAATTCAAGTTTTCCGCCTTTTGGTGAGGAAAAATCTACCTCATAGCCATGGCTGACAAAGACATGATACGGCGGCGCCACTTCCCAGAGGTTATTGCGGGCATCATGCTGTTCTTTATCGCCCATATCTGTGACATTGGAGGCGATGATCAGCAGTTTTTTGGCTTCCTGTGCCAGGGTGTTGCCTGAAAAAACAAATGAAAGTGCTAATAATATGGGGTACAGATATCTCATGGGTTTCCTCTAATGTCTTAGTTGAAGTTTTACGACTGGGTAGTTAGATGAATGCCGCGAGTAATAGGTTTAAATCGAAGACTGATAATTTAAAAATATTATGTTTTAGGCTGTATGTGTAGGGGGATTAAAATTAGCGAGGCTTTAATGGAGAGGGTAGGGCACGGGCAAAAATATCTGCTAATTGCTTTGCCCGTAAGTTATTTTTGGTCTTTGGAAGCTGTAGTGATTCTTAGACTTCGTCTGTACCGATATAATTTTCCAGCTTAGCGACCGAATTGTCGTGCGTTAATATCTTCATTTGATGTATCGCTATCTGGTTAAGCTTTTCCAGGCGTTCGGCCTGGGGCATACCTTCGTTGATAAATACGGCATTAAGGTTTTCCAGGTTAGACAAACATACCAGCTGGGAAACATTGGCCATATCCCTGAGGTTACCTTTTTGTTTGGGATTGGCTTTGCGCCATTGCTGGGCGGTTTGGCCGAACAAAGCCATATTTAGTAGATCCGCCTCAGAGGCATAAACATATTTTATCTGGGACTTACTCAGGCTTTCCGGTATCAGATTGTCTTTAATGGCTGCGGTGTGAATACCGTAATTGAGTTTAGTGAGGTTGCGTTTGATGTCCCAACCAAGTTGCTTTTGTTCTTCATCTTTGAGGCGCTGGAATTCTTTGATCAGATAAATTTTAAATTGCGGCGACACCCAGGAAGCAAATTCAAAGGCGATATCTTTGTGGGCATAGGTACCGCCGTACCGGCCGGCTTTGGCAAAAATGCCCATGGCGTTGGTTTTGCTGATCCATTGCTTAACCGATAGCACGAAACGGTTCAGACCAGCCTGGTTTTTAATTCCCTCGAATTCGGGGGAATTAAAATCCGGGTTATAAATGTCTTCCCAGATCCCTAAAAATTCGATGGTATTCTTATTGCGCAGCCAGTTCTCTATCAGTGATGAACCGTTTTCGATATCCCGGACCATATCGGTTAAAGAAATAAAGTCGTGCTCGTGTTGTGCCACAATCGAGACTTCAACCCCTTGTACATCAAGTTTGCTTTTGGTCATTTTGGTTTACGTATTTCCTTGTGGCTAAGTATATGTTTCACTATGAATTCTACACTTAACCTAAACGGCAGGAACAGCTTTTTTCTTTGTAGCTTAGTTTAGCTCTGATTAACTGTGTTTTTGTCAGACACTTTAATGTTGTGGGGTTTTGTCTTTGGAAGGGGGGAGATCACCAGATCCTGATATCAGCGGCAGATAAATGTACGAAAGCGGAAAATTTCAATGTCATTACTCCAGTAACCTGAAGACCAGCCGCCTTTTTCTTTTAAGGCCCTGACAAAAGCGTCGGCCGCAGGTAACTTTTTCCATACCGAAGGCAGAAAAACGGCATGTAAATTCCCCTCCTTTAGCACTAAACCATCGCTGCCGGCTTCAAGTTGCTCTACCAGGTTTTGCTCTCCTGTGTTAGCCATGGCTACCATGGGAGACAGAATTGAAATCTCAAAACGGGCATCTGCTAATTCCTCTTCGGTCAAAGAGGCGAAACGGTAATCTTCAAAAGCGCAGCTAAAGCCGTGGCGGCAGGCATCGCGCCATAAAGGATCTTTTGCCGTTGTTGTGCCTATGCAGCCCCTGAGCTGATCGTGTATATAGAGAGTGACAAAACTGGCGGCAATTTGCTGCAGGGCAGCAGAACTGGGTCTGGGCGGATAGAAAAGTATCCGGTCTTTAACTCCCTGCCTGAGCACTTGCCAGATCAGATCTTTAAGCTGCAATTGGTCATTATTGTTAAGTTCAATACAGGATAAAGCTGGCATAACCCACCACTTTATTTTTGTCGCCGCTGGTATCGCCGGAGTTTCCATGTTCCAGTAGCTTTATGTGCCAGTTTTTTCGGTGGGCAAAATCAAGCAAACCGTTTACCGCGTGGCAACCGCAGGCGTCATATGGCTGTAAATTGAGATTAAAGGCCAATATGGCTTCTATGGTTTTCTGATCTAATACCCGTGCTTCCCGGTCGTTATGGTAGTGGCTGAGATCGCTGCTTACTACAATTAAATCTTCAGGATTTCCCGCAAAGAAATCTAATATCTTACAGACTTCCTGCGGGGAAGCTTCGCCGACAACTACAGGTACAAGCTGGAAATCGTCCAGACAGGTTTGCAAGAAGGGCAGTTGCACTTCCAACGAGTGCTCTAAGGCATGTGGCTGATCTTGCTGGACCAACAAGCCCGCATCAACTAACTGCAGGCAGGCCTGCTCATCAACGGGAACTTTACCTAGCGGGGTAGAAAAAAAATCATAGTGGGGTACTGCACAACCATGTAGATATACCCGGTGACTTGGCCCCAGTAAAATAACCCGTTTAATTGTGTCCTTAAAATGTTTTAGTGTTGCATAGCCGCTGGCGGCTATATTACCTGAATAGCAATAACCGGCATGAGGAACAATTAAACCTTTGGGAACCTGCTCAGATGAAGGACAAGAGGCCAGCATGTGGCTGAGATCTTGCTGCAGAACCTGAGAGGATTCGGGGTAAAAGCTGCCGGCAACAACGGGGGCTCTGTTTTTCATAGCTGATACCAAAGTGCATGTTAAATGTTTGCCAAATGCCCTTAAATAAGCACTCAGCATGCTTTTTCTGCTCACTAATTGACTACACTTATAGCATAGTATTAATTCGGCAAATACTGTCATGAATATCCCCGATATTGAGCATTTTCCCACTAAGTACTGGCAAAAACTGGAAGATGGCCGGGTGAGGTGTGACATGTGTCCGCAGCACTGCACGCTCAGGGAAGGAAAGAGGGGAACCTGCTTTATTCGTATGCATCACCAGGGAGAAATTGTTCTTACCAGTTATGGCCGTTCATCCGGGTTTTGTATCGATCCGGTGGAGAAAAAGCCCTTAAACCATTTTTATCCCGGCTCAAGCGTTATGTCTTTTGGCACTGCCGGATGTAATTTAGGCTGTAAATTCTGTCAAAACTGGGATATCAGTAAATCGCGGGAAATAGATACCCTTTGCGGGAGTGCTATGCCGGATCAACTGGCGCTGACAGCAAAAAGAAAAGGCTGTAAAAGTATTGCTTTTACCTATAACGATCCGGTGATCTTTTTTGAATATGCTATAGACGCCGCTAAGGCTGCCCATGAACAAGGGTTAAAAAGCATCGCTGTGTCAGCAGGTTATATTTGCGATGAACCTCGTGTTGAATTTTATCGTTATATGGATGCAGCCAATATTGACTTAAAAGGCTTTACTGAACGTTTCTATCATAAAATCTGCCATGCGCACTTGCAGCCAGTGCTGGATACCTTGGTCTACCTGAAAAATGAAACCCCGGTCTGGTTTGAAATTACCAACCTGGTCATCCCGGATGAAAATGACAGCGACGAAGAACTCCACAATATGTGTCAGTGGATTGCCGAGAATTTAGGTTTGGATGTACCTTTACATTTTTCAGCCTTTCATCCTGATTTTAAAATGATGGATAAAGAAAGAACCCCGCTGTCTACATTACTAAGGGCAAGAGAAATTGCTTTAAGCTATGGCTTGCACTATGTTTATTGCGGCAATGTCTTTGATACAGAATCTGACAGTACCTATTGCCCAAGTTGCCGGGGACGGGTAATAGAAAGGAACTGGTATGATTTAGGACGCTATCACGTAGATGATACCGGACATTGTAAACACTGTGGTTATCAACTTGCCGGCAGATTTGACGGACCGAAGGAAAATTTTGGTAGGCAGCGCATTCCCGTTCGCATTCAATAGACAGCATCACAGCTGAAAATAAAAATGTGAGTTATCCTTTTTTATCATTAAGGCAGGCATCTAGTTTTGAGCTTAGTTATCTCTGCTTAAAGCATCATCAATGAGATATTTTGAGCTGCTTAGTGTGTATTATTCCTATGTAAGTCCTTTCGGTTTTTCCTCTATTTCGCGTGTTTGTATAAGTAAGAGCAACTTTTGAACACCTTTGTCCATCGGGATCCGCTGCGAAAGCATTATTTTTAAAATAACTTAAAAAAAGTGTTGACCTCATCAGAAAAATGTCTAAAATGCGCATCCACTTCAACGGGGCAGCCCAACGAAGTGTTTTGATAAGTTTAAGTTGTGGAAACGTCACTTAAACAGCCAACAAAACTTTCAAAAAGTTGTTGACATCAAAACTGAGAAGCGTATGATGCGCATCTCGCTTGAGACAAGCGCTCAGGCAACAACGGTTAACGAATGCGATTAATCGTTCCTTCTTTTAGAAGGAGTTCTTTAACAATCAGTTATCATGCAATTTGTGTGGGCACTCACGTTAATGTTGATTTTACATAGTTCTTCCATTACTTGGTAAGAGCATAAAAAATAACTTAATGATGAATGACACACAAAACTATTCATAGTTTTATGGTTTGCTTCTGTTTTTTAAAGCGGAGACAAACAAGTACAGATTCATTGAGTCGGTCTTCGGGCCACAAACGATTTTAATTGAAGAGTTTGATCATGGCTCAGATTGAACGCTGGCGGCAGGCTTAACACATGCAAGTCGAGCGGAAACGAGAAGTACTTGTACTTCGGCGTCGAGCGGCGGACGGGTGAGTAATACTTGGGAATATGCCTTATGGTGGGGGACAACAGTTGGAAACGACTGCTAATACCGCATAATGTCTACGGACCAAAGCGGGGGACCTTCGGGCCTCGTGCCATTTGATTAGCCCAAGTGAGATTAGCTAGTTGGTGGGGTAATGGCCTACCAAGGCGACGATCTCTAGCTGGTTTGAGAGGATGATCAGCCACACTGGGACTGAGAAACGGCCCAGACTCCTACGGGAGGCAGCAGTGGGGAATATTGCACAATGGGCGAAAGCCTGATGCAGCCATGCCGCGTGTGTGAAGAAGGCCTTCGGGTTGTAAAGCACTTTCAGTTGTGAGGAAAGGGTGTTGGTTAATACCTAACATCTGTGACGTTAGCAACAGAAGAAGCACCGGCTAACTCCGTGCCAGCAGCCGCGGTAATACGGAGGGTGCGAGCGTTAATCGGAATTACTGGGCGTAAAGCGTGCGTAGGCGGTTTGTTAAGCAAGATGTGAAAGCCCCGGGCTCAACCTGGGAACTGCATTTTGAACTGGCAGGCTAGAGTTTTGTAGAGGGTGGTGGAATTTCCAGTGTAGCGGTGAAATGCGTAGAGATTGGAAGGAACATCAGTGGCGAAGGCGGCCACCTGGACAAAAACTGACGCTGAGGCACGAAAGCGTGGGGAGCAAACAGGATTAGATACCCTGGTAGTCCACGCCGTAAACGATGTCAACTAGCCGTCTGTATCCTTGAGATGTGGGTGGCGCAGCTAACGCGCTAAGTTGACCGCCTGGGGAGTACGGCCGCAAGGTTAAAACTCAAATGAATTGACGGGGGCCCGCACAAGCGGTGGAGCATGTGGTTTAATTCGATGCAACGCGAAGAACCTTACCATCCCTTGACATCCAGAGAATTCGCTAGAGATAGCTTAGTGCCTTCGGGAACTCTGTGACAGGTGCTGCATGGCTGTCGTCAGCTCGTGTTGTGAAATGTTGGGTTAAGTCCCGCAACGAGCGCAACCCCTATCCTTATTTGCCAGCGCTTTTGGCGGGAACTCTAAGGAGACTGCCGGTGATAAACCGGAGGAAGGTGGGGACGACGTCAAGTCATCATGGCCCTTACGGGATGGGCTACACACGTGCTACAATGGCAAGTACAGAGGGCAGCAATACCGCGAGGTGGAGCGAATCCCACAAAGCTTGTCGTAGTCCGGATTGGAGTCTGCAACTCGACTCCATGAAGTCGGAATCGCTAGTAATCGTGGATCAGAATGCCACGGTGAATACGTTCCCGGGCCTTGTACACACCGCCCGTCACACCATGGGAGTGGGTTGCAAAAGAAGTGGCTAGTTTAACCTTCGGGAGGACGGTCACCACTTTGTGATTCATGACTGGGGTGAAGTCGTAACAAGGTAACCCTAGGGGAACCTGGGGTTGGATCACCTCCTTATCTTGAAGTGAAACAATGTTTCCGTTGAGTGTTCACACAAATGGTATGATAACCAAGGTCTAATCGAATGAGATTAGATGTGTTCTTTAACAATCTGGAAAGCTGATATAAATACCCGGTATTTATTATGTCGCGTAATAAATACCAACTGATACATAATCTTCCTTGTTATGTATCACGATAGCGCAAGCTATCAACTCTTATTCAAGCATCCAAACAACTTTGTTTGGTTTAGTGCGTGAAAATGTCAGGCTTTACAACTTAGCTTGGGCTAGTCTCCAAGCTGTCAAATAGGAAACTACTTGGGGTTGTATGGTTAAGTGACTAAGCGTATGTGGTGGATGCCTTGGCAGTTAGAGGCGATGAAGGACGTGTTAATCTGCGAAAAGCGAAGGTAAGGTGATAAAAACCGTTACAGCCTTCGATGTCCGAATGGGGAAACCCACCCGTCATCAGGCGGGTATCCTTAGGTGAATACATAGCCTAGGGAGGCGAACCGGGAGAACTGAAACATCTAAGTACCCCGAGGAAAAGAAATCAACCGAGATTTCCTTAGTAGCGGCGAGCGAACGGGAATTAGCCCTTAAGTGATTTGTGCGTTAGTGGAACAAGCTGGAAAGCTTGGCGATACAGGGTGATAGCCCCGTACACGAAAATAAACTTATCATGAAATCGAGTAGGTCGGCACACGTGAAATGTTGACTGAACATGGGGGGACCATCCTCCAAGGCTAAATACTCCTAACTGACCGATAGTGAACCAGTACCGTGAGGGAAAGGCGAAAAGAACCCCTGTGAGGGGAGTGAAATAGAACCTGAAACCGCATACGTACAAGCAGTGGAAGCCCTTCGAGGGTGACTGCGTACCTTTTGTATAATGGGTCAGCGACTTATATTCTGTAGCAAGGTTAACCGATTAGGGGAGCCGTAGCGAAAGCGAGTGTTAACTGCGCGTTCAGTTGCAGGGTATAGACCCGAAACCCGGCGATCTACCCATGGGCAGGTTGAAGGTTGAGTAACATCAACTGGAGGACCGAACACACGTATGTTGAAAAATGCGGTGATGACCTGTGGGTCGGAGTGAAAGGCTAATCAAGCCGGGAGATAGCTGGTTCTCCCCGAAATCTATTTAGGTAGAGCCTCGGACGAATACCACTGGGGGTAGAGCACTGTTAAGGCTAGGGGGTCATCCCGACTTACCAACCCTTTGCAAACTCCGAATACCAGTGAGTACTA
Coding sequences within:
- a CDS encoding type 1 glutamine amidotransferase domain-containing protein produces the protein MRYLYPILLALSFVFSGNTLAQEAKKLLIIASNVTDMGDKEQHDARNNLWEVAPPYHVFVSHGYEVDFSSPKGGKLEFMMDPVGISSYTIKYQGFLDKANNSLPATKVNPDDYWGVYIGGGYGPLFDVATNPELLNVMAEVYQNGGIIGSGGHGAGGFANVRLANGEFLVKNKKVAGFPDSTEKVKSWAKQGSLLPFLVESQLNKNGAIAQNKKTLKDKHQVVIDSRIVSTMFLPSAALVAKEMILLQQK
- the amrS gene encoding AmmeMemoRadiSam system radical SAM enzyme, whose protein sequence is MNIPDIEHFPTKYWQKLEDGRVRCDMCPQHCTLREGKRGTCFIRMHHQGEIVLTSYGRSSGFCIDPVEKKPLNHFYPGSSVMSFGTAGCNLGCKFCQNWDISKSREIDTLCGSAMPDQLALTAKRKGCKSIAFTYNDPVIFFEYAIDAAKAAHEQGLKSIAVSAGYICDEPRVEFYRYMDAANIDLKGFTERFYHKICHAHLQPVLDTLVYLKNETPVWFEITNLVIPDENDSDEELHNMCQWIAENLGLDVPLHFSAFHPDFKMMDKERTPLSTLLRAREIALSYGLHYVYCGNVFDTESDSTYCPSCRGRVIERNWYDLGRYHVDDTGHCKHCGYQLAGRFDGPKENFGRQRIPVRIQ
- a CDS encoding KilA-N domain-containing protein — its product is MTKSKLDVQGVEVSIVAQHEHDFISLTDMVRDIENGSSLIENWLRNKNTIEFLGIWEDIYNPDFNSPEFEGIKNQAGLNRFVLSVKQWISKTNAMGIFAKAGRYGGTYAHKDIAFEFASWVSPQFKIYLIKEFQRLKDEEQKQLGWDIKRNLTKLNYGIHTAAIKDNLIPESLSKSQIKYVYASEADLLNMALFGQTAQQWRKANPKQKGNLRDMANVSQLVCLSNLENLNAVFINEGMPQAERLEKLNQIAIHQMKILTHDNSVAKLENYIGTDEV
- the amrB gene encoding AmmeMemoRadiSam system protein B; translation: MKNRAPVVAGSFYPESSQVLQQDLSHMLASCPSSEQVPKGLIVPHAGYCYSGNIAASGYATLKHFKDTIKRVILLGPSHRVYLHGCAVPHYDFFSTPLGKVPVDEQACLQLVDAGLLVQQDQPHALEHSLEVQLPFLQTCLDDFQLVPVVVGEASPQEVCKILDFFAGNPEDLIVVSSDLSHYHNDREARVLDQKTIEAILAFNLNLQPYDACGCHAVNGLLDFAHRKNWHIKLLEHGNSGDTSGDKNKVVGYASFILY
- the amrA gene encoding AmmeMemoRadiSam system protein A, producing the protein MPALSCIELNNNDQLQLKDLIWQVLRQGVKDRILFYPPRPSSAALQQIAASFVTLYIHDQLRGCIGTTTAKDPLWRDACRHGFSCAFEDYRFASLTEEELADARFEISILSPMVAMANTGEQNLVEQLEAGSDGLVLKEGNLHAVFLPSVWKKLPAADAFVRALKEKGGWSSGYWSNDIEIFRFRTFICR